In Streptomyces dangxiongensis, one DNA window encodes the following:
- a CDS encoding SURF1 family protein, whose amino-acid sequence MYRFLLTPRWWGINVFVLLAIPFCVFMGSWQLGRFEDRVQDHRAVTEQVASGRHEAARPLAAMLPVDKSTAGRRVGASGRYGKQLLVPGRELDGRSGFYVLTLLRTGSGKALPVVRGWLPGTADPAKAPAPPRGEVTVTGALQASETPGSNGVGAQGGLPAGQTGMISSAALVNLVPYRLYDAWVTLDRGDAGMKAVPASAPDGTGLDLKAFQNLGYTGEWFVFAGFVVFMWFRLLRREVEAQRDAELGLVTEEHPAPVTSG is encoded by the coding sequence GTGTACCGGTTTCTGCTGACACCCCGCTGGTGGGGCATCAACGTCTTCGTGCTGCTCGCCATCCCGTTCTGCGTCTTCATGGGGTCGTGGCAGCTGGGCCGGTTCGAGGACCGGGTCCAGGACCACCGTGCGGTGACCGAGCAGGTCGCGTCCGGCCGACATGAGGCCGCGCGTCCGCTGGCCGCGATGCTGCCCGTCGACAAGAGCACGGCGGGACGGCGGGTCGGCGCGAGCGGGCGGTACGGCAAGCAGTTGCTGGTGCCGGGGCGGGAGCTGGACGGCAGGAGCGGTTTCTATGTCCTCACCCTGCTGCGGACCGGCTCCGGCAAGGCGCTGCCCGTGGTGCGGGGGTGGCTGCCGGGTACGGCGGACCCCGCGAAGGCGCCAGCGCCGCCCCGGGGCGAGGTGACCGTCACCGGGGCGTTGCAGGCGTCCGAGACGCCCGGGAGCAACGGGGTCGGCGCGCAGGGCGGGCTGCCGGCGGGGCAGACCGGGATGATCAGCTCTGCGGCTCTGGTGAACCTGGTGCCGTACCGGCTGTACGACGCGTGGGTCACGCTGGACCGCGGTGACGCGGGGATGAAGGCGGTGCCCGCGAGCGCGCCGGACGGTACGGGGCTGGACCTGAAGGCGTTCCAGAACCTCGGTTACACCGGGGAGTGGTTCGTCTTCGCGGGGTTCGTGGTGTTCATGTGGTTCCGGTTGCTGCGGCGCGAGGTGGAGGCCCAGCGGGACGCCGAGCTGGGCCTGGTGACCGAGGAACACCCGGCACCGGTGACCAGCGGCTGA
- a CDS encoding S9 family peptidase, with product MSESRTPDTTDMPDWEKRFRAPRVSLPDWAEDAPDRSLFVSNATGTYELYAWDRATGGQRQATDRPNGTTDGVLSPDGTWIWWFDDKDGDEFGIWRRQPFTGGPDEPAVPGLDPSYPAGLALSRDGRTAVVGRSTDEDGTTVHLAREGGEPVEIYRHRESAGVGDLSRDGSLIAVEHTEHGDAMHAALRVLRPDGTTVAELDDTRGGTEELGLEVLGFAPVDGDTRLLVGHQRRGRWEPLVWDVATGEETDLALDLPGDVSAEWYPDGSALLVAHGFEARSELFRYDLASRGLTRIPTPPGTVSGATARPDGSVEYLWSSAAEPPVVRSTAGGVVLDPPGMACPPSVTVEDAWVEGPGGRIHALIQKPAGATGPLPTVFDLHGGPTWHDSDSFAAGPAAWVDHGYAVVRVNYRGSTGYGRAWTDALKHRVGLIELEDVAAVREWAVSSGLADPARLVLTGASWGGYLTLLGLGTQPDAWAVGIAVVPVADYVTAYHDEMEALKAMDRTLLGGTPEEVPDRFEASSPLTYVDQVKAPVYISAGVNDPRCPIRQIDNYVKRLETRGAAHEVYRYDAGHGSLVVEERIKQVRLELDFAQRHLTP from the coding sequence ATGAGTGAGAGCAGGACGCCGGACACGACGGACATGCCGGACTGGGAGAAGCGGTTCCGGGCACCGCGCGTGTCGCTGCCCGACTGGGCGGAGGACGCGCCGGACCGCTCCCTGTTCGTGTCGAACGCGACGGGGACGTACGAGCTGTACGCGTGGGACCGCGCGACGGGCGGGCAGCGGCAGGCGACGGACCGGCCGAACGGCACGACGGACGGCGTCCTCTCCCCGGACGGCACGTGGATCTGGTGGTTCGACGACAAGGACGGCGACGAGTTCGGGATCTGGCGCCGCCAGCCCTTCACGGGCGGCCCCGACGAACCGGCCGTGCCCGGTCTCGACCCTTCCTACCCGGCCGGCCTGGCCCTGTCCCGGGACGGCCGCACGGCGGTCGTCGGCCGCTCCACGGACGAGGACGGCACGACGGTCCACCTGGCCCGTGAGGGCGGGGAACCGGTCGAGATCTACCGGCACCGCGAGTCGGCGGGCGTCGGCGACCTCTCCCGCGACGGCTCCCTCATCGCCGTCGAGCACACCGAGCACGGCGACGCCATGCACGCGGCGCTGCGCGTCCTGCGCCCGGACGGCACGACGGTCGCCGAGCTGGACGACACCCGGGGCGGCACCGAGGAACTGGGCCTGGAGGTCCTGGGCTTCGCCCCGGTCGACGGCGACACCCGGCTGCTCGTCGGGCACCAGCGCCGGGGCCGCTGGGAGCCGCTCGTCTGGGACGTGGCGACGGGCGAGGAGACGGACCTGGCCCTGGACCTGCCCGGCGACGTCAGCGCCGAGTGGTACCCGGACGGCTCGGCCCTGCTCGTCGCGCACGGCTTCGAGGCCCGCAGCGAGCTGTTCCGGTACGACCTGGCGTCCCGCGGGCTGACCCGCATCCCCACCCCGCCCGGCACGGTCTCCGGCGCGACGGCCCGCCCCGACGGCAGCGTGGAGTACCTGTGGTCCTCGGCCGCCGAGCCGCCGGTGGTGCGGTCCACGGCCGGCGGGGTCGTGCTGGACCCGCCGGGCATGGCGTGCCCGCCGTCGGTGACCGTGGAGGACGCGTGGGTGGAGGGCCCGGGCGGCCGCATCCACGCCCTGATCCAGAAGCCGGCCGGCGCCACGGGCCCGCTGCCCACGGTCTTCGACCTGCACGGCGGCCCGACCTGGCACGACAGCGACTCCTTCGCGGCGGGCCCGGCCGCCTGGGTCGACCACGGCTACGCGGTCGTCCGGGTCAACTACCGCGGCTCCACCGGCTACGGCCGCGCGTGGACCGACGCCCTCAAGCACCGGGTCGGCCTGATCGAGCTGGAGGACGTGGCGGCGGTGCGCGAGTGGGCGGTCTCCTCCGGCCTCGCCGACCCGGCCCGCCTCGTCCTCACCGGCGCCTCCTGGGGCGGCTATCTCACCCTGCTCGGCCTCGGCACCCAGCCCGACGCCTGGGCGGTGGGCATCGCGGTGGTGCCGGTCGCGGACTACGTCACCGCGTACCACGACGAGATGGAGGCCCTGAAGGCGATGGACCGCACCCTGCTGGGCGGCACCCCGGAGGAGGTCCCGGACCGCTTCGAGGCGTCCTCCCCGCTGACCTACGTCGACCAGGTCAAGGCCCCGGTCTACATCTCGGCGGGCGTCAACGACCCACGCTGCCCGATCCGCCAGATCGACAACTACGTCAAGCGACTGGAGACGCGCGGCGCGGCCCACGAGGTGTACCGGTACGACGCGGGGCACGGCTCCCTGGTGGTGGAGGAGCGGATCAAGCAGGTGCGGCTGGAACTGGACTTCGCGCAGCGGCACCTGACGCCGTAA
- a CDS encoding NAD-binding protein: MVVCGDDGLAHRLAAELRGVYGEQVTLVVPPNERTVRPPVVGRARAASAALFDRMVSAAVGSVGRTGGAGQPAGPAAGHRPDAEGVLEAFELTEAVLAEAGVARATALALVYDDDETNIRAALTARRLNPRLRLVLRLYNRRLGQHVEELLDQAAALAATGDADGRLAGAGGRNGGLEASTTVLSDADTAAPALAATAVAGTSKVVQAEGLLLRAVERPLSAEGPDADSGLCTLALLSGGDRAGTDGPDGGGEQQPRLLPDDEEVRQAAGRQAVVLEQVSVTGGTDPATPARGVTGVPPLASLFSRRLRWSLAGLVGCVVALAVALWLVTGIHPLRAFYVTLLDLFAIDEPALRAPLGRQLLQLLSAFVGLLLLPLLLAAALEAFGTFRTASTLRKPPRGLGGHVVLLGLGKIGTRVLTRLRELNVPVVCVEADPEARGLATARRLRVPVVLGDVTQEGVLEAAKIHRAQALLAVTSADTTNLEAALYARTVRPDLRVVLRLYDDDFATAVYRTLRAAYPQALTRSRSVTHLAAPAFAGAMLGRQVLGAVAVERRVLLFAAVDVDGHPQLEGRTVREAFRAGSWRVLALLGRAGTPSGHVLEKGDRVVVAATRRGLAELR, encoded by the coding sequence ATGGTGGTGTGCGGTGACGACGGGCTCGCGCACCGGCTGGCCGCCGAGTTGCGCGGGGTCTACGGCGAGCAGGTCACCCTCGTGGTGCCGCCGAACGAACGCACCGTCCGGCCCCCGGTGGTCGGACGGGCCCGAGCCGCTTCGGCGGCCCTGTTCGACCGCATGGTCAGTGCCGCGGTGGGCTCCGTGGGCCGGACCGGCGGGGCGGGGCAGCCCGCCGGCCCCGCCGCCGGACACCGCCCGGACGCCGAGGGCGTGCTGGAGGCCTTCGAACTGACGGAGGCGGTGCTCGCGGAGGCCGGGGTGGCCCGCGCCACCGCCCTGGCCCTCGTGTACGACGACGACGAGACCAACATCCGTGCCGCGCTGACCGCCCGCCGGCTCAACCCGCGGCTGCGGCTCGTCCTGCGGCTCTACAACCGGCGGTTGGGCCAGCACGTCGAGGAACTCCTGGACCAGGCAGCCGCGTTGGCCGCCACCGGCGACGCGGACGGGAGGCTGGCGGGCGCGGGCGGCAGGAACGGCGGCCTGGAGGCCTCCACCACCGTGCTGTCCGACGCCGACACCGCCGCGCCCGCGCTGGCCGCCACCGCCGTCGCCGGCACCAGCAAGGTCGTCCAGGCCGAGGGTCTGCTGCTGCGGGCCGTGGAACGGCCGTTGTCCGCGGAGGGACCGGACGCCGACTCCGGGCTGTGCACCCTGGCCCTGCTGTCGGGCGGGGACCGGGCCGGTACCGACGGACCGGACGGCGGCGGCGAGCAGCAGCCCCGGCTGCTGCCCGACGACGAGGAGGTCCGGCAGGCCGCCGGCCGGCAGGCGGTGGTGCTGGAACAGGTGTCCGTCACGGGCGGCACGGACCCCGCCACGCCCGCCCGCGGCGTGACCGGCGTACCGCCGCTCGCCTCGCTGTTCTCCCGCCGGCTGCGCTGGTCCCTGGCCGGTCTGGTGGGATGCGTCGTGGCGCTCGCCGTCGCCCTGTGGCTGGTGACCGGCATCCATCCGCTGCGGGCTTTCTACGTCACCCTCCTCGACCTCTTCGCCATCGACGAGCCGGCCCTGCGCGCACCCCTGGGCCGGCAGCTCCTCCAACTCCTCTCCGCCTTCGTCGGGTTGCTGCTCCTACCGCTGCTGCTGGCCGCCGCGCTGGAGGCGTTCGGCACCTTCCGCACGGCCTCCACCCTGCGCAAGCCGCCCCGGGGTCTCGGCGGGCACGTGGTGCTGCTGGGGCTCGGCAAGATCGGCACCCGGGTGCTGACCCGGCTGCGGGAACTGAACGTCCCCGTGGTGTGCGTCGAGGCCGACCCGGAGGCACGGGGGCTCGCCACCGCGCGCCGGCTGCGGGTGCCGGTGGTGCTCGGCGACGTCACCCAGGAAGGCGTCCTGGAAGCCGCCAAGATCCACCGGGCGCAGGCGCTGCTCGCGGTGACCAGCGCGGACACCACCAACCTGGAGGCGGCGCTGTACGCGCGGACCGTACGGCCCGACCTGCGCGTCGTCCTGCGGCTGTACGACGACGACTTCGCCACCGCGGTGTACCGCACCCTGCGGGCCGCCTACCCGCAGGCGCTGACCCGGAGCCGGAGCGTCACCCACCTGGCCGCACCCGCGTTCGCGGGGGCGATGCTCGGACGGCAGGTGCTCGGGGCCGTCGCCGTGGAGCGCAGGGTGCTGCTGTTCGCCGCCGTCGACGTGGACGGGCATCCCCAGTTGGAGGGGCGGACTGTGCGGGAGGCGTTCCGGGCCGGGTCCTGGCGGGTGCTGGCGCTGCTGGGGCGGGCCGGCACGCCGTCCGGGCATGTGCTGGAGAAGGGGGACCGGGTGGTGGTCGCCGCCACCCGCCGGGGACTCGCGGAACTACGGTGA